From a region of the Podospora pseudopauciseta strain CBS 411.78 chromosome 7 map unlocalized CBS411.78m_7, whole genome shotgun sequence genome:
- the UTR4 gene encoding enolase-phosphatase E1 (EggNog:ENOG503P1UD; COG:E), translating into MASSGQPKVVLLDIEGTVCPISFVKDVLFPYALSALPATLEAQWDEPEFSQYRDAFPAEHASSQEALTAHVKDLMSRDVKIAYLKSLQGYLWESGYKSGELKAPLFDDVAPKFVQWKKAGKEIMIYSSGSVAAQKLLFKHTNSQPADLIPEISDFFDTVNAGPKQEASSYQTILAAHPEFPEANSWLFLSDNAKEVEAAKQAGMQSFVVERPGNAELSAEDREKHRVIKTFAEI; encoded by the exons ATGGCGTCGTCCGGCCAGCCCAAGGTTGTGCTCCTTGACATTG AGGGCACAGTATGTCCCATCTCATTCGTCAAGGATGTGCTT TTTCCCTACGCTCTCTCAGCGCTCCCAGCAACCCTTGAAGCCCAATGGGACGAGCCAGAGTTCTCACAGTATAGGGACGCCTTTCCGGCAGAGCATGCCAGCTCACAAGAAGCCTTGACAGCTCATGTCAAGGACCTCATGAGCCGTGATGTCAAGATCGCCTACCTCAAGAGCCTCCAGGGTTATCTCTGGGAGTCCGGCTACAAGTCCGGCGAGCTCAAGGCCCCGCTCTTCGACGATGTCGCTCCCAAGTTTGTCCAGTGGAAGAAGGCCGGAAAGGAGATCATGATCTACTCTTCCGGATCGGTGGCGGCGCAAAAGCTGCTGTTCAAGCACACCAACAGTCAGCCGGCCGATCTGATTCCCGAGATTTCCGACTTTTTTGACACAGTCAATGCCGGGCCAAAGCAAGAGGCGTCGTCCTACCAGACCATCCTGGCAGCTCATCCGGAATTCCCAGAGGCGAACAGCTGGCTCTTCCTGAGCGACAATGccaaggaggtggaggctgcCAAGCAAGCTGGCATGCAGAGCTTTGTTGTCGAGCGGCCGGGCAATGCCGAGTTGTCGGCTGAGGACAGAGAGAAGCACCGGGTCATCAAGACATTTGCTGAGATTTAG
- the RPL25 gene encoding 60S ribosomal protein L25 (BUSCO:EOG092657YR; EggNog:ENOG503P2TQ; COG:J), with translation MAPKDVKKGGASKAGKGAQAKKAAQAALKGVHAHKKTKVRYSTTFHRPKTLQLSRAPKYPRKSIPHAPRLDEHKVIIHPLNTEGALKKIEEQNTLVFIVDVKANKAQIKLALKKLYDIDTVKINTLIRPDGSKKAFARLTADVDALDIAATKLGLV, from the exons ATGGCTCCCAAGGACGTTAAGAAAG GCGGTGCCTCCAAGGCTGGCAAGGGTGCTCaggcgaagaaggctgctCAGGCTGCCCTCAAGGGT GTCCACGCCCACAAGAAGACCAAGGTCCGCTACAGCACCACCTTCCACCGCCCCAAGACCCTCCAGTTGTCTCGCGCTCCCAAGTACCCCCGCAAGTCGATCCCCCACGCCCCCCGCCTCGACGAGCACAAGgtcatcatccaccccctcaataCCGAGGGTGCCCTTAAGAAGATCGAGGAGCAGAACACcctcgtcttcatcgtcgatgtcaaggccaacaaggCTCAGATTAAGCTGGCTCTTAAGAAGCTTTACGACATTGACACCGTCAAGATCAACACCTTGATCCGCCCCGACGGCTCCAAGAAGGCTTTCGCCCGCCTCACCGCTGATGTCGATGCCCTCGACATTGCCGCTACCAAGCTCGGCCTCGTCTAA
- the TIM8 gene encoding Mitochondrial import inner membrane translocase subunit tim8 (COG:U; EggNog:ENOG503P6QF), with translation MMNDVARCGPPLHLSYEPLIGHSQAAEYFWKNLGSLTTKSTQTGTQPYHHHHHHHLSDFLDLFFLISERRSATQTITKMSSSLALDQADIEKLNDKDKAELRQFFANEEQKSKIQSQSHALTSLCWKKCMASSSTFKSGALDGTEKACLANCVERFMDVNMATVRQLAGMGGRH, from the exons ATGATGAACGACGTGGCTCGGTGTGggcctcctcttcacctttCATATGAGCCGCTGATTGGTCACTCACAGGCCGCCGAATATTTTTGGAAGAACCTTGGAAGCTTGACCACCAAGTCCACCCAGACAGGTACCCAGCcataccaccaccatcaccaccaccacctctctgACTTCCtcgatcttttttttttaatttctgAAAGAAGATCAGCAACTCAAACAATCACCAAaatgtcctcctccctcgccctcgaccaAGCCGAcatcgagaagctcaacgacaaggacaaggccgAGCTCCGCCAGTTCTTCGCCAACGAGGAGCAAAAGAGCAAGATCCAGAGCC AATCCCAcgccctcacctccctctgctgGAAAAAGTgcatggcctcctcctccaccttcaagTCGGGCGCCCTCGACGGCACGGAAAAGGCCTGCCTCGCCAACTGCGTTGAGAGGTTCATGGACGTCAACATGGCTACTGTTAGGCAGCTGGCTGGCATGGGGGGACGTCACTAG
- the BMT2 gene encoding 25S rRNA (adenine2142-N1)-methyltransferase (EggNog:ENOG503P05N; COG:B; BUSCO:EOG09263PWF), whose translation MALKNKRPQKSLAAGRPPILQRQPKSITRKSTKALINKHHLLEKRKKQALAKGDDAGVAAIDAEIQALGGLEAYQKASLQGQREDRGGDSSRVLMEWVQPCFTAHKEGSDRMLKMLEVGALSTQNACSQSGYFDITRIDLNSQGEGILQQDFMERPLPKDDTERFDIISLSLVLNFVPDPKGRGDMLKRTTEFLRAAGRYLEAPSLTTNFPSLFLVLPAPCVTNSRYLDEERLVGIMASLGYAKVESKTTQRLVYYLWRREGKGIARRFRKEEIRAGPTRNNFAVVLG comes from the coding sequence ATGGCGCTCAAGAACAAACGTCCGCAAAAGAGCTTAGCCGCTGGTCGGCCGCCCATTCTTCAACGCCAACCAAAATCCATCACCAGAAAGTCGACAAAAGCTCTCATCAACAAGCACCATCTCCtcgagaagagaaagaaacaGGCGCTTGCCAAGGGTGATGATGCAGGTGTCGCCGCGATCGATGCAGAGATTCAAGCTCTAGGTGGCCTCGAGGCATATCAGAAGGCCAGTCTTCAAGGCCAGAGGGAGGACCGCGGCGGTGACAGCTCGAGGGTTCTGATGGAATGGGTGCAGCCATGCTTCACGGCTCATAAAGAGGGATCGGATCGGATGCTCAAGATGCTCGAGGTTGGCGCGCTCAGCACACAGAATGCTTGCTCTCAGAGCGGCTACTTTGACATTACTCGTATCGATTTGAACAGTCAAGGCGAAGGGATTCTGCAGCAGGATTTCATGGAACGGCCTTTGCCCAAGGATGACACGGAGCGATTCGATATCATCAGCCTGTCGCTCGTTCTGAACTTTGTGCCGGATCCGAAAGGAAGAGGGGACATGCTCAAGCGTACGACGGAGTTTTTGCGCGCAGCCGGCAGATATCTCGAGGCTCCTTCACTGACGACCAACTTTCCGAGTCTCTTCCTGGTGCTCCCTGCGCCATGTGTCACGAATTCGCGGTATCTGGATGAAGAGAGGTTGGTTGGGATTATGGCGTCGCTTGGGTACGCGAAGGTTGAGTCCAAGACGACTCAGCGGCTGGTCTACTATCTTTGGAGGAGAGAAGGCAAAGGCATCGCTCGACGTTTCCGAAAGGAAGAGATACGGGCTGGCCCGACACGGAACAACTTTGCTGTTGTTCTGGGGTGA